A portion of the Flavobacterium limnophilum genome contains these proteins:
- a CDS encoding isopenicillin N synthase family dioxygenase: protein MQNIPSVDLRDFLSDDPKRKQKFVNEIGSTFEEIGFVALKGHFLNDQLVEELYGEIRNFFALPLETKHGYEIPGIGGQRGYVSFGKEHAKGRKEGDLKEFWHFGQYVEKDSKYASEYPDNVEVKELPRFNIVGKEAYQMLEKTGVYVLRALALHLGLDEFYFDEYAKEGNSILRPIHYPPITTEPENAIRAAAHGDINLITLLMGAQGRGLQVQTHDGDWIDAIAEPDELVINVGDMLSRHTNNKLKSTIHQVVNPPRELWGTSRYSIPFFMHPVSDMKLDCLENCIDAENPKKFEAITAGEYLYERLVDLGLIKK, encoded by the coding sequence ATGCAAAACATTCCCAGTGTTGACTTGCGTGATTTCCTTTCGGATGACCCAAAACGTAAACAAAAATTTGTAAATGAAATCGGAAGTACCTTTGAAGAGATTGGCTTTGTAGCCCTAAAAGGCCATTTTTTAAACGACCAATTGGTCGAAGAATTGTATGGCGAAATCAGGAACTTTTTCGCTTTGCCATTGGAAACAAAACACGGTTATGAAATTCCTGGAATTGGCGGGCAAAGAGGCTATGTCTCTTTTGGAAAAGAACACGCCAAAGGCCGAAAAGAAGGCGATTTAAAAGAGTTTTGGCACTTTGGACAATACGTGGAAAAAGACTCGAAATACGCTTCGGAATATCCAGATAATGTCGAAGTAAAAGAATTGCCCCGTTTCAACATCGTGGGCAAAGAAGCCTACCAAATGCTGGAGAAAACAGGTGTTTATGTATTGAGGGCTTTGGCTTTACATCTTGGTTTGGACGAGTTCTATTTTGACGAATACGCCAAAGAAGGCAATTCCATTTTGCGTCCCATTCACTATCCACCCATTACAACGGAACCCGAAAACGCCATTCGTGCCGCAGCCCACGGCGACATCAACTTGATTACGCTTTTGATGGGTGCTCAAGGTCGAGGTTTGCAAGTACAAACCCACGACGGCGATTGGATTGACGCCATTGCCGAACCGGACGAATTGGTCATCAATGTGGGCGATATGTTGTCCCGTCACACCAACAATAAATTGAAATCCACCATTCACCAAGTGGTCAATCCACCAAGGGAATTATGGGGAACTTCCCGTTATTCCATCCCGTTTTTCATGCATCCCGTGAGCGACATGAAATTGGATTGCCTGGAAAACTGCATCGATGCCGAAAACCCAAAGAAATTCGAAGCCATCACAGCCGGAGAATACCTCTACGAAAGATTGGTAGATTTGGGATTAATCAAAAAATAA
- a CDS encoding translation initiation factor: protein MDLQEQLKNLFPDHIESEPEEILEEEHLLFIQKEPMICKFEKRKGKATTIIEGYEGTDEDFKMLAKEIKTKLSVGGTFKDDAIIIQGDYRDKIMQILKEKGFKVKRVGG from the coding sequence ATGGACTTACAAGAGCAATTAAAAAATTTATTCCCCGACCACATCGAATCGGAACCGGAAGAAATACTGGAAGAAGAGCACCTGCTTTTCATTCAAAAAGAACCGATGATTTGCAAATTCGAAAAGCGAAAAGGAAAAGCCACCACCATCATCGAAGGCTACGAAGGAACCGACGAAGATTTCAAGATGCTGGCCAAAGAAATCAAAACCAAATTAAGTGTTGGCGGAACTTTCAAGGACGATGCCATCATCATTCAAGGCGACTATCGCGATAAAATTATGCAAATACTAAAAGAAAAAGGCTTTAAAGTAAAACGCGTGGGCGGTTAA
- a CDS encoding nucleoside phosphorylase, whose translation MIQSSELILNPDGSVYHLNLLPEHIAQDIIFVGDQNRVEKITQFFDSIEFSTQKREFKTQTGLFKGKRITVMSTGIGPDNIDIVMNELDALVNIDLKTRTPKENLVSLNIIRIGTSGSLQADIPVDSFVMGKYGLGLDNMLRSYLIDDISEIAMEDAFIKHTNWDLKKGRPYIIACSEKLEKRMESNRIFKGITGTAGGFYGPQGRVLRLNIQDESLNSKMDSFNHEGTRMTNLEMETSAIYGLGKLMGHNCLSLNAIIANRANGTFSQDPYKAVDELIAYALEKLAEN comes from the coding sequence ATGATACAATCATCAGAATTAATACTCAATCCAGACGGAAGCGTCTATCATTTGAACTTGTTGCCGGAACACATTGCCCAAGACATCATATTCGTGGGCGACCAAAACCGTGTCGAAAAAATAACACAATTCTTCGACAGCATCGAATTTTCTACCCAAAAACGAGAATTCAAAACCCAAACGGGTCTTTTCAAAGGCAAACGAATCACCGTGATGTCCACCGGAATTGGACCAGACAATATCGACATCGTGATGAACGAACTCGATGCCTTGGTCAACATCGACTTGAAAACCAGGACACCAAAAGAAAACCTGGTTTCATTAAACATTATCCGAATTGGAACATCCGGTTCCTTGCAAGCAGATATTCCCGTGGACAGTTTCGTGATGGGAAAATACGGATTGGGCTTGGACAACATGCTCCGCTCCTACTTGATTGACGATATTTCGGAAATCGCAATGGAAGACGCTTTCATCAAACACACCAATTGGGATTTGAAAAAAGGGCGTCCTTACATCATTGCTTGTTCCGAGAAACTGGAAAAACGTATGGAAAGCAATAGAATTTTCAAGGGAATAACCGGAACTGCCGGTGGTTTCTATGGCCCACAAGGACGTGTTTTGCGCCTGAACATCCAGGATGAAAGCTTGAATTCCAAGATGGACAGCTTCAATCATGAAGGAACCCGAATGACCAATCTCGAAATGGAAACGAGTGCCATTTATGGTTTAGGAAAATTGATGGGACACAATTGTTTGTCATTAAACGCCATCATTGCCAATCGTGCCAATGGAACTTTCAGCCAAGATCCCTATAAAGCTGTTGATGAATTGATTGCTTATGCTTTGGAGAAATTGGCTGAAAATTAA